One stretch of Deinococcus hopiensis KR-140 DNA includes these proteins:
- a CDS encoding OmpA/MotB family protein — MNRRAVRELEINPYIAFTDVAFTLVLVLVMVVVTVTLYGRIGWEDIKYKQAQASVRTAVIDAYARSDRPFVNNGRNDPPGAQRWVFAQANLFRKGTATLTPSGRSALLRFAGVVQSRQELWRRLRIEGHTLPTRSGQQDEWLLSAQRAEQVAILLQGAGHVPSYRMAIAGRAGQSPSFPAQPRNPANERVEILIEYAQKVQ; from the coding sequence ATGAACCGGCGGGCCGTTCGGGAGCTGGAGATCAACCCCTACATTGCCTTTACCGACGTTGCCTTCACCCTCGTGCTGGTTCTGGTGATGGTGGTGGTGACCGTCACCCTCTACGGCCGCATCGGCTGGGAGGACATCAAGTACAAGCAGGCGCAGGCTTCGGTCCGAACGGCAGTCATCGACGCCTATGCCCGGAGCGATCGTCCCTTCGTCAACAACGGCCGCAATGACCCACCTGGAGCGCAGCGGTGGGTGTTTGCGCAGGCCAACCTGTTCAGGAAGGGCACTGCGACCCTCACGCCCTCGGGCCGCTCAGCCCTGCTGCGGTTTGCAGGTGTGGTGCAGTCCAGGCAGGAGCTGTGGCGCCGGCTGCGCATCGAGGGCCACACCCTGCCCACCCGGAGTGGACAGCAGGATGAGTGGCTGTTGTCCGCTCAACGTGCCGAACAGGTGGCCATTCTGCTTCAGGGCGCCGGACACGTGCCTTCCTACCGGATGGCAATCGCCGGACGGGCGGGACAGAGCCCCTCCTTTCCAGCCCAGCCGAGAAATCCGGCGAATGAGCGTGTGGAGATCCTGATCGAGTACGCCCAGAAGGTCCAGTAG